A region of Coleofasciculaceae cyanobacterium DNA encodes the following proteins:
- a CDS encoding YqhA family protein, with product MKKKSTGKLRKLELIFEAAIWNFRFFIVVPVIFSLLSALRLIVIGTVDIWAGLTLAINTEDPEGAITIKTVSYIIGGVDYYLIGIVLLIFAFGIYELFISEIEIKHQDDSSILQSESLEELKGKLVNVIVVALIVSLFKQMLTIEIGKLSDVLYIALAILLISISQYLLHLSHTKSRKRLPAAIKNSHHDLADS from the coding sequence ATGAAAAAAAAAAGCACCGGAAAATTGAGAAAGCTCGAGTTAATTTTTGAAGCTGCTATTTGGAATTTTCGCTTCTTTATCGTAGTTCCAGTTATCTTTAGTTTATTAAGTGCCTTACGCTTGATCGTAATCGGTACAGTAGATATTTGGGCAGGATTGACTTTAGCCATAAATACTGAAGATCCTGAAGGGGCAATAACGATTAAAACCGTGTCATATATTATTGGTGGCGTTGACTATTATTTAATCGGCATTGTTTTGTTGATTTTTGCTTTTGGTATTTATGAGTTGTTTATCTCGGAAATAGAAATTAAGCATCAAGATGATTCTAGTATTCTCCAAAGCGAAAGCCTAGAAGAACTTAAAGGTAAATTAGTCAATGTAATTGTTGTTGCTTTAATTGTTAGTTTATTTAAGCAAATGCTTACTATAGAAATTGGCAAGTTAAGTGACGTGCTTTATATTGCTTTGGCAATCTTACTTATTTCTATCAGTCAATATTTACTGCACTTAAGCCATACTAAGTCTCGTAAACGCTTACCTGCTGCTATTAAGAATTCTCACCACGATCTGGCTGACTCTTGA